The Christiangramia flava JLT2011 genome has a segment encoding these proteins:
- the dnaE gene encoding DNA polymerase III subunit alpha, which translates to MYLIFDTETTGLPKRWDAPLTDSENWPRCIQIAWQLHDEMGRLVEHQDYLVQPEGFDIPYDSERIHGISTELAREQGVPLREVLEKFRTALGKSKFVVGQNVGFDVNIMGAEFIREDFENNLQELPVLDTCTEVTADLCKIPGGRGGKFKLPTLTELHEFLFEEAFAEAHNATADVEATTRCFLELIRRRIYTIEELDVPADYFQNFSEENPQPVKLIGLKHINLKKASDEIRKKLAKQQPSDEISHEEIQENLEKLDEVPFAHLHNHSQFSVLQSTISIPDLVAAAAEEDMNAVALTDHANMMGAFHFVKEVGVYNGKIKEHNATAEENGEALKQPIKPIVGCEFFVCENHTDKTRKDNGYQIVMLAKNKRGYHNLAKMSSLAYTDGFYYVPRIDRDVIQRYKEDIIVLTGNLYGEVPSKILNVGENQAEEALIWWKEQFGDDLYIELMRHGQEDEDRVNPVLIEFAKKHAVKIVATNNTYYWKQEDANAHDILLCVKDGEKQATPIGRGRGYRYGLPNQEYYFKSGNEMKSLFKDLPEAITNIQEVVDKIEPFELARDVLLPKFTIPEQFQHEEDLVDGGKRGENAYLKHITFEGARQRYPEITPDIEERLNFELSVIENTGYPGYFLIVEDFIRAARDMGVSVGPGRGSAAGSAVAYCLGITNIDPIKYDLLFERFLNPDRVSMPDIDIDFDDEGRSRVMEYVIDKYGANQVAQIITYGTMAAKSSIRDTARVLDLPLMEADRIAKLIPNTKLAKIFGMDDKAIRSKFRGDEVEKINELLNISEGDDLEAETVNQARVLEGSVRNTGIHACGVIITPGDITDYVPVSVAKDSDLYVTQFDNSVVESAGLLKMDFLGLKTLTLIKDTVKIVKGRHGIELDPDNFPLDDEETYKLFQRGETIGIFQYESPGMQKHMQALKPTVFDDLIAMNALYRPGPMEYIPSFIARKHGDEEISYDLPEMQEYLEETYGITVYQEQVMLLSQKLAGFTKGEADMLRKAMGKKIAALLAQLKPKFIDGGKEKGHPEEVLEKIWKDWEAFASYAFNKSHSTCYAWIAYQTAYLKAHYPAEYMAAVLSNNMNDIKQVTFFMEECKRMKLNVLGPDVNESYYKFSVNKNNAIRFGMGAIKGVGAGAVATIVENRKTKEGPYRSIFDMAKRIDLRAANKKAFENLALAGGFDGFGGTHRAQYFHDDGSGMSFLEKVVKYAQKFQENENSSQVSLFGEASEVQIPEPEVPPCDSWGTMEKLRREKEVVGIYISGHPLDDFKIEMNYFCSAKLSDLRQLENIVNRDLTLGAVVSDVQHKVSKNGKGWAIFMMEDYDDSYEFKIFGEEYLRLKHFLVPNNFVHMKFFVKEGWVNKDTGSRGEPRIQFREMNLLHDVMEKYAKKLTIQLNISDLENEKIEWLEDTFRTHKGEHRLNFVVYEMKEQVKLHMPSRKHKIKISQELLEMLEKEQFLYKLN; encoded by the coding sequence ATGTACCTCATTTTTGATACCGAAACCACCGGACTTCCCAAGCGTTGGGACGCCCCTTTGACCGATTCGGAGAACTGGCCGCGATGCATACAGATCGCCTGGCAGTTACACGATGAAATGGGCAGGCTGGTGGAACATCAGGATTACCTGGTGCAGCCAGAGGGTTTTGATATTCCGTATGACTCAGAAAGGATTCACGGTATTAGTACAGAGCTGGCCAGGGAACAGGGTGTACCGCTTCGCGAGGTTCTGGAGAAATTCCGTACGGCCCTGGGAAAATCAAAATTCGTAGTGGGTCAAAATGTAGGTTTTGACGTGAATATTATGGGTGCGGAATTCATTCGGGAAGATTTTGAAAACAACCTTCAGGAATTGCCTGTTCTTGATACCTGTACGGAGGTGACTGCCGATCTATGCAAGATTCCCGGTGGTCGCGGTGGTAAATTCAAATTACCAACGCTTACCGAGCTACATGAATTCCTGTTTGAAGAGGCTTTCGCCGAGGCGCATAATGCGACCGCCGATGTGGAGGCAACCACTCGGTGTTTCCTGGAACTTATCAGGAGACGGATCTATACTATCGAGGAGTTGGATGTGCCGGCAGATTATTTTCAGAATTTTTCTGAAGAGAACCCGCAGCCGGTCAAACTTATCGGTTTAAAACATATCAACCTTAAAAAAGCTTCCGATGAGATCAGGAAAAAACTGGCCAAACAGCAGCCTTCTGATGAAATTTCTCATGAGGAAATTCAGGAAAACCTCGAGAAACTGGACGAAGTGCCATTCGCGCACCTTCATAACCATTCCCAGTTTTCTGTTTTGCAGTCTACCATCAGCATTCCAGACCTGGTAGCCGCCGCAGCTGAAGAAGACATGAATGCCGTAGCCCTTACGGATCATGCCAATATGATGGGCGCCTTTCATTTTGTAAAGGAAGTTGGAGTTTACAACGGAAAAATCAAAGAGCATAATGCAACTGCTGAAGAAAACGGCGAAGCTTTAAAGCAACCTATCAAGCCAATTGTGGGTTGCGAATTCTTCGTTTGTGAAAATCATACCGATAAAACCCGGAAAGACAACGGTTACCAGATCGTAATGCTGGCCAAAAACAAAAGAGGTTATCACAACCTGGCGAAAATGTCTTCCCTGGCCTATACCGATGGGTTTTATTACGTCCCGCGAATTGACAGGGATGTTATTCAAAGATATAAGGAAGATATTATTGTTTTGACGGGAAACCTCTACGGGGAAGTACCAAGCAAGATCCTGAACGTTGGGGAAAATCAGGCCGAAGAAGCCCTGATCTGGTGGAAAGAACAGTTTGGGGACGACCTTTATATAGAATTGATGCGTCACGGGCAGGAAGACGAAGACAGGGTAAACCCTGTTTTGATCGAATTTGCCAAAAAACATGCAGTAAAAATCGTAGCGACCAATAATACCTACTACTGGAAACAGGAAGATGCCAATGCGCATGACATTTTACTGTGTGTGAAAGACGGCGAGAAGCAAGCCACGCCTATTGGCCGAGGTAGGGGTTACCGCTATGGTTTGCCAAACCAGGAATACTATTTCAAGAGTGGGAATGAGATGAAGAGCCTTTTTAAGGATCTTCCGGAAGCGATTACCAATATCCAGGAAGTAGTTGATAAAATTGAACCATTTGAACTGGCCCGTGATGTACTGCTGCCAAAATTTACCATTCCGGAGCAGTTCCAGCATGAAGAAGATCTGGTTGATGGCGGTAAGCGCGGCGAAAATGCCTATTTAAAGCATATTACTTTTGAAGGCGCGCGCCAACGATATCCCGAGATCACTCCCGATATTGAAGAACGACTCAATTTCGAATTATCAGTAATTGAAAATACGGGTTATCCCGGTTACTTCCTGATTGTGGAAGATTTTATCAGGGCGGCTAGAGATATGGGCGTTTCGGTAGGTCCGGGTCGTGGATCGGCTGCAGGTTCTGCCGTGGCTTATTGCCTGGGTATCACTAATATTGATCCTATCAAGTACGACCTCCTGTTTGAGCGTTTCCTGAATCCGGATCGTGTGAGCATGCCTGATATTGATATTGATTTTGATGATGAAGGACGAAGCAGGGTAATGGAATATGTGATCGATAAATACGGTGCCAACCAGGTAGCCCAGATCATTACCTACGGAACCATGGCTGCGAAATCCTCTATACGTGATACTGCCAGGGTACTGGACCTTCCGTTGATGGAGGCTGACAGGATTGCCAAGCTCATCCCCAACACCAAACTGGCTAAAATCTTCGGAATGGACGACAAGGCCATCCGAAGCAAGTTCCGCGGCGATGAGGTAGAAAAGATCAACGAACTTTTAAATATTTCCGAAGGGGATGACCTGGAAGCAGAAACGGTAAACCAGGCGCGTGTGCTGGAAGGATCGGTTAGGAATACGGGAATCCACGCTTGTGGAGTGATCATTACCCCCGGGGATATTACTGATTATGTTCCGGTTTCGGTAGCGAAAGACTCCGATCTATATGTTACGCAATTCGATAACTCGGTTGTTGAAAGTGCAGGACTGCTGAAAATGGACTTTTTGGGTCTTAAAACGCTGACCTTAATTAAGGACACGGTAAAGATCGTGAAAGGGCGCCACGGAATTGAGCTGGACCCTGATAATTTTCCGCTTGATGATGAGGAAACCTACAAATTGTTCCAGCGGGGAGAAACCATTGGGATCTTCCAGTACGAATCTCCCGGGATGCAGAAGCACATGCAGGCACTAAAACCAACGGTTTTTGATGATCTCATTGCGATGAACGCCTTGTATCGTCCAGGGCCGATGGAATATATTCCAAGTTTCATTGCGCGGAAACACGGGGATGAGGAGATTTCTTATGACCTGCCGGAAATGCAGGAATATCTGGAAGAAACTTACGGAATTACGGTTTACCAGGAGCAGGTGATGTTGCTTTCTCAAAAGCTGGCCGGTTTTACGAAAGGTGAAGCTGATATGCTTCGGAAGGCGATGGGAAAAAAGATCGCAGCCTTACTCGCACAGTTAAAACCGAAATTTATTGACGGCGGAAAAGAAAAGGGACATCCGGAAGAGGTGCTGGAAAAGATCTGGAAAGACTGGGAAGCTTTTGCTTCGTATGCTTTTAACAAGTCGCATTCAACCTGTTACGCCTGGATCGCCTACCAGACAGCCTATCTAAAAGCGCATTATCCTGCCGAATATATGGCGGCCGTGCTTTCTAATAATATGAATGACATTAAGCAGGTTACCTTTTTCATGGAGGAGTGCAAGCGCATGAAATTGAATGTTTTGGGGCCAGATGTTAACGAATCGTATTACAAGTTCTCTGTAAATAAAAATAATGCCATCCGTTTTGGAATGGGGGCGATAAAAGGAGTTGGTGCGGGCGCAGTAGCTACTATTGTGGAAAATCGAAAGACCAAGGAAGGACCTTATCGTTCCATTTTTGATATGGCAAAACGTATCGATTTGAGAGCAGCCAATAAAAAGGCTTTTGAAAACCTTGCGCTTGCTGGCGGCTTCGACGGTTTCGGCGGAACCCACCGCGCACAGTATTTCCATGATGACGGCAGCGGAATGAGTTTCCTGGAAAAAGTGGTGAAATACGCTCAAAAATTCCAGGAAAATGAGAATTCTTCGCAGGTGAGTCTGTTTGGTGAAGCCAGTGAGGTCCAGATTCCTGAGCCTGAAGTGCCGCCCTGTGACAGCTGGGGAACGATGGAAAAACTGCGGCGTGAAAAAGAGGTCGTGGGCATCTATATTTCCGGGCACCCGTTGGATGATTTCAAGATCGAGATGAACTATTTCTGCTCCGCGAAACTTTCAGACCTGCGGCAGCTGGAAAATATTGTGAATCGGGATTTGACGCTCGGTGCAGTGGTTAGCGATGTGCAGCATAAAGTTTCTAAAAACGGAAAAGGCTGGGCGATCTTTATGATGGAAGATTATGACGATTCGTATGAGTTCAAGATTTTTGGTGAGGAATATCTACGACTGAAACATTTCCTGGTGCCGAATAATTTCGTACACATGAAGTTCTTTGTGAAAGAGGGCTGGGTGAACAAGGACACCGGCAGTAGGGGAGAGCCGAGGATCCAGTTCCGAGAGATGAACTTGCTGCATGACGTAATGGAGAAGTATGCCAAAAAACTTACCATACAGCTCAATATTTCTGACCTGGAAAATGAAAAGATCGAATGGCTGGAAGATACTTTCAGAACGCATAAAGGGGAGCATCGTTTGAATTTTGTGGTCTACGAAATGAAGGAGCAGGTGAAGTTGCATATGCCCAGTAGAAAGCATAAAATCAAGATCTCCCAGGAATTACTGGAAATGTTGGAAAAAGAGCAATTCCTCTATAAACTGAATTAA
- a CDS encoding 30S ribosomal protein S16, with translation MPVKIRLQRHGKKGKPFYWIVAADSRAKRDGKFLEKLGIYNPNTNPATIELDVDGAVQWLQNGAQPTDTARAILSYKGALLKKHLAVGVRKGALTEEQAEEKFQAWLDEKEGKIGAKKESVEKAKEEQKAQALEAEKEVNAKREAEAQEAAAEAAEAEREAEATDEATVESAEEEVGAATAEEAKTEEKKDA, from the coding sequence ATGCCAGTAAAAATCAGATTACAAAGACACGGTAAAAAAGGAAAACCTTTTTACTGGATTGTCGCCGCAGATTCACGCGCAAAGAGAGATGGTAAATTCCTTGAAAAACTAGGGATCTACAATCCAAACACCAATCCTGCAACTATTGAATTAGATGTAGACGGTGCTGTACAGTGGCTACAGAATGGTGCACAACCAACTGATACCGCTCGTGCAATCCTTTCTTACAAAGGAGCTTTATTGAAAAAACACCTAGCAGTTGGTGTTCGTAAAGGCGCTTTGACAGAAGAGCAGGCTGAAGAAAAATTCCAGGCCTGGTTAGATGAAAAAGAAGGTAAGATTGGAGCCAAAAAAGAATCTGTAGAAAAAGCTAAAGAAGAGCAGAAAGCTCAAGCTCTTGAAGCTGAAAAAGAAGTGAACGCGAAGCGTGAGGCTGAAGCTCAGGAAGCTGCTGCCGAAGCTGCTGAAGCTGAAAGAGAAGCAGAAGCTACCGATGAAGCCACTGTAGAAAGTGCTGAAGAGGAAGTAGGAGCTGCTACTGCAGAAGAAGCTAAAACTGAAGAAAAGAAAGACGCTTAA
- a CDS encoding ketopantoate reductase family protein, with protein MKILIYGVGGVGGYFGGKLAKAGYEVTMIARGKHLEAIRKDGLEIESIDETFTIHPKLATDDLSEVETPDLVILGVKSWQIPQVASEIKSVIGDKTMVLPLQNGADNAEKLLEILPKKNVLAGLCFIISYIEKPGKIKHAAYEPRITFGEIDNVKTERVQEVHQVFENAGISNSIAENIQLEIWKKFLFICTVSGIGGLTRVSIDKIRESDYLYDLMQKTAREMIAVANAKGIPLSEEHFQKTFEIINAQPEGTTASTQRDIMQGKPSELENFNGYIVKEGEKLGIETPANKLIYECLKPMENQARNTSK; from the coding sequence ATGAAAATATTGATTTACGGTGTTGGCGGTGTAGGTGGCTATTTTGGTGGAAAACTGGCAAAAGCTGGTTATGAGGTAACGATGATCGCCAGGGGGAAACACCTGGAGGCGATCAGGAAAGACGGACTCGAAATTGAAAGTATTGATGAGACTTTTACCATTCATCCAAAATTGGCAACTGATGATCTATCGGAAGTGGAAACGCCAGATCTCGTCATTCTTGGAGTGAAATCCTGGCAAATTCCGCAGGTTGCTTCGGAAATTAAGTCGGTAATCGGTGATAAAACCATGGTATTACCACTGCAAAATGGTGCCGATAACGCCGAAAAACTGCTGGAAATTCTTCCGAAGAAAAATGTACTGGCCGGACTTTGTTTTATCATTAGTTATATCGAAAAACCAGGAAAGATCAAACACGCCGCTTATGAACCGAGAATTACTTTTGGCGAGATCGACAACGTGAAAACCGAAAGAGTTCAGGAGGTTCATCAGGTGTTTGAGAATGCCGGGATCAGTAACTCGATTGCTGAAAATATTCAGCTGGAGATCTGGAAAAAATTTCTTTTTATCTGCACGGTTAGCGGAATTGGCGGTCTCACCCGTGTGAGTATTGATAAGATCAGGGAAAGCGACTATTTATATGATCTCATGCAAAAAACTGCGCGGGAAATGATTGCGGTTGCCAATGCGAAAGGTATTCCGCTTTCCGAAGAACATTTTCAGAAAACTTTTGAGATCATCAACGCGCAACCCGAGGGCACCACGGCTTCCACACAACGGGATATCATGCAGGGAAAACCTTCCGAACTGGAAAATTTTAATGGCTATATTGTCAAAGAAGGCGAGAAACTTGGAATCGAAACTCCGGCCAATAAATTGATCTACGAATGCCTGAAACCTATGGAAAACCAGGCTCGAAACACCTCCAAATAG
- the leuS gene encoding leucine--tRNA ligase, with translation MRYDFNKIEEKWQKYWAENQTFQASNSSDKPKYYVLDMFPYPSGAGLHVGHPLGYIASDIYARFKRHKGFNVLHPQGYDSFGLPAEQYAIQTGQHPALTTEKNINRYREQLDKIGFSFDWSREVRTSNPEYYKWTQWIFIQLFESWYDQEAEKSRPISELIELFAAEGNSRVNAACDDDIEEFSASDWNGFSEEEKQRILLKYRLTYLAETEVNWCPQLGTVLANDEIVNGVSERGGYPVIRKKMTQWSMRISAFAERLLQDLNKIDWTESLKESQRNWIGKSVGAQVEFKIMNTEEKFEVFTTRPDTIFGVTFMTLAPEHDLVKKITSEEQKAEVEAYIEATAKRSERDRMADVKTISGVFTGAYAEHPFTKEPVPIWIGDYVLAGYGTGAVMAVPCGDQRDYDFAKHFDLPIHNIFKNADISEEAHAGKEGTVIANSDFLSGLEYKEALNKVILELEKTGQGYGKTNYRLRDAVFSRQRYWGEPFPVYYVNGMPQMIELEHLPLRLPEVEKYLPTETGEPPLGNATDWAWDTENHEVVSNDKIDHQTIFPLELNTMPGWAGSSWYLFRYMDPHNDGEFVSEEAQKYWENVDLYIGGSEHATGHLLYSRFWTKFLHDRGYLTVEEPFKKLINQGMILGTSAFVYRLEGENVFVSKNQINGNSVQPIHADVSLVNSSDELDIEGFKNWRPEFQDAKFLTEDGKYVVGREVEKMSKSKYNVVNPDDICEDYGADTLRMYEMFLGPLEQAKPWNTAGITGVHNFLKKLWKLYHNGDEFSVSDEKASADSLKTLHKTIKKVTEDIENFSFNTSVSTFMICVNELTAQKCSSREVLEPLAILIAPYAPHIAEELYSKLGNTESVVFAEYPVFDEKFLVESKKNYPVSFNGKMRFTMELPLDMSKDEIEKAILDDERTKNQLEGSTPKKVIVVPGKIVNIVV, from the coding sequence ATGAGATACGATTTCAATAAGATCGAGGAGAAATGGCAGAAATACTGGGCCGAAAACCAGACTTTCCAGGCTTCGAACAGTTCTGATAAACCAAAATATTACGTGCTGGACATGTTTCCGTATCCTTCGGGAGCTGGTCTTCACGTGGGTCACCCGCTTGGGTATATCGCCAGTGACATCTATGCCCGTTTCAAGCGCCATAAAGGCTTCAATGTGTTGCATCCGCAGGGCTATGACAGTTTTGGTCTTCCTGCAGAGCAGTATGCGATCCAGACGGGTCAGCATCCGGCTTTGACGACCGAGAAGAATATCAATCGCTATCGCGAGCAGCTGGATAAGATTGGTTTTTCTTTTGACTGGAGTCGGGAGGTGCGTACCAGTAATCCAGAATATTATAAATGGACGCAGTGGATCTTTATTCAGCTTTTTGAAAGCTGGTACGACCAGGAAGCTGAGAAGTCCAGGCCAATTTCTGAACTTATTGAACTGTTTGCTGCGGAAGGAAATAGCCGTGTGAATGCTGCCTGCGATGATGATATCGAAGAATTTTCAGCGTCAGACTGGAATGGTTTTTCTGAAGAAGAAAAGCAGCGCATTTTATTGAAATATCGCCTGACCTATTTAGCGGAAACCGAAGTGAACTGGTGTCCGCAATTGGGAACAGTTCTGGCAAATGATGAGATCGTAAATGGTGTTTCGGAGCGTGGAGGTTATCCTGTTATTAGGAAAAAAATGACTCAGTGGAGCATGAGAATTTCGGCTTTTGCTGAAAGACTGCTTCAGGATTTAAATAAAATTGATTGGACCGAGAGTCTGAAGGAAAGTCAGCGTAACTGGATCGGGAAATCGGTTGGAGCGCAGGTGGAATTCAAGATCATGAATACCGAGGAGAAATTTGAGGTTTTCACGACCCGCCCAGATACCATCTTCGGAGTGACTTTTATGACGCTTGCTCCGGAACATGATTTAGTTAAAAAAATAACTTCCGAAGAACAAAAGGCGGAAGTCGAAGCATATATTGAAGCGACCGCCAAACGAAGTGAGCGCGACCGAATGGCCGATGTAAAGACTATCTCCGGAGTATTCACCGGTGCTTATGCCGAACATCCTTTTACCAAAGAACCGGTACCGATCTGGATCGGGGATTATGTTTTGGCGGGATACGGAACAGGAGCCGTGATGGCAGTTCCTTGTGGGGACCAGCGTGATTACGACTTTGCAAAGCATTTCGATCTGCCGATTCATAATATCTTCAAAAACGCCGATATTTCAGAAGAGGCACATGCCGGGAAAGAAGGAACGGTGATCGCGAATTCCGATTTTCTTAGCGGACTCGAATACAAAGAAGCTTTAAATAAAGTGATCCTGGAACTGGAAAAGACTGGTCAGGGTTACGGAAAGACAAATTACAGGTTGCGCGATGCGGTTTTCAGTCGCCAGCGATATTGGGGTGAACCGTTCCCGGTTTATTATGTGAACGGAATGCCGCAAATGATCGAATTGGAGCATTTGCCGTTGCGTCTTCCGGAAGTGGAAAAATACCTGCCTACCGAGACTGGAGAGCCGCCACTGGGAAATGCAACTGACTGGGCCTGGGATACCGAAAATCACGAGGTGGTTTCGAATGATAAGATCGATCATCAAACTATTTTTCCACTAGAGCTGAATACCATGCCGGGATGGGCTGGAAGTAGCTGGTATTTGTTCAGATATATGGATCCTCATAACGACGGTGAATTTGTTTCTGAAGAAGCGCAGAAATACTGGGAGAATGTTGATCTGTATATTGGAGGAAGCGAGCACGCCACTGGCCACTTACTGTATTCTCGATTCTGGACAAAGTTTTTGCATGACCGCGGATATTTAACGGTGGAAGAACCATTTAAAAAACTGATCAACCAGGGGATGATTTTGGGAACTTCAGCGTTTGTTTACAGGCTGGAAGGTGAGAATGTCTTCGTTTCCAAAAATCAGATTAATGGTAATAGTGTGCAGCCTATCCATGCCGATGTTTCTTTGGTAAATTCTTCAGATGAACTGGATATAGAAGGTTTTAAAAATTGGCGACCTGAATTTCAGGATGCTAAATTTCTGACCGAAGATGGTAAATATGTAGTTGGCAGAGAAGTCGAAAAAATGTCCAAGTCCAAATACAATGTGGTGAATCCAGATGATATTTGTGAGGATTATGGCGCAGATACCTTGAGAATGTACGAGATGTTCCTTGGTCCGCTGGAACAGGCGAAACCATGGAATACCGCCGGGATCACGGGAGTTCATAATTTTCTGAAGAAGCTTTGGAAATTATATCATAACGGAGACGAATTTTCAGTTTCTGATGAAAAAGCTTCGGCCGATTCTTTAAAGACATTGCATAAAACGATCAAAAAGGTAACTGAGGATATTGAGAATTTCAGCTTTAATACATCGGTTTCCACTTTTATGATCTGTGTGAATGAGCTAACCGCTCAAAAATGCAGCAGTCGTGAAGTATTGGAGCCGTTGGCTATTTTGATCGCACCTTATGCTCCACATATCGCGGAAGAACTATATTCAAAATTAGGGAACACCGAATCGGTTGTTTTTGCGGAATATCCTGTTTTTGATGAAAAATTTCTGGTGGAGAGCAAGAAAAATTATCCTGTTTCCTTCAATGGAAAAATGCGTTTTACGATGGAATTGCCGCTGGATATGAGTAAAGATGAAATCGAAAAAGCGATCCTTGATGACGAAAGAACAAAAAATCAACTTGAAGGATCAACCCCTAAAAAAGTAATAGTTGTTCCGGGTAAAATCGTCAATATTGTAGTTTGA
- the ald gene encoding alanine dehydrogenase, whose protein sequence is MKIGIPKEIKNNENRVGMTPAGVLELTKRGHEVYVQSTAGEGSGFDDEDYYVAGAKILPTIDRVYDQAQMIVKVKEPIQQEYELIKEDQVVFTFFHFASDKRLTEAMMKTKSVCIAYETVEDKDGTLPLLTPMSEVAGRMAIQQGAKYLEKPVKGKGLLLGGVPGVRPGKVLVIGAGTVGIQAAKMAAGLGAQVTILDVNMNKLRYVNDVMPSHVVTEFSNEYNIRKHIKTSDLIIGGVLITGAKAPKLITRDMLKEMQPGAVIVDVAVDQGGCFETTRPTTHEDPAYIIDDVVHYCVANMPGAVPHTSTVALTNVTLPYVLKLADEGWEKACRDDDSLMKGVNIVKGRVVCEPILEAFGWKEAMA, encoded by the coding sequence ATGAAAATCGGGATTCCAAAAGAGATCAAAAACAATGAGAACAGGGTAGGGATGACCCCTGCCGGAGTTCTGGAACTTACCAAACGCGGGCACGAAGTCTATGTGCAGTCAACCGCCGGTGAGGGCAGCGGCTTTGATGATGAAGATTACTATGTGGCTGGTGCGAAGATTCTTCCAACCATCGACCGGGTTTATGACCAGGCACAGATGATCGTGAAAGTGAAAGAACCCATTCAGCAGGAATACGAGTTGATCAAAGAAGACCAGGTGGTCTTCACTTTTTTCCATTTTGCATCTGATAAGCGTCTTACAGAGGCGATGATGAAAACCAAATCGGTTTGTATTGCTTACGAGACGGTGGAAGATAAAGATGGTACACTACCGCTATTAACCCCTATGAGTGAAGTGGCTGGAAGAATGGCGATCCAGCAGGGAGCAAAATACCTTGAAAAACCCGTGAAAGGTAAAGGTTTGCTTTTAGGCGGAGTTCCGGGGGTAAGACCTGGAAAGGTTCTGGTTATTGGTGCGGGAACTGTTGGAATACAGGCGGCAAAAATGGCGGCGGGCTTAGGTGCTCAGGTGACTATTCTTGATGTGAATATGAATAAGCTGCGATATGTCAATGATGTAATGCCGAGTCATGTGGTGACCGAATTTTCGAATGAATACAACATCAGGAAACATATTAAGACCAGTGACCTGATTATCGGCGGAGTATTGATCACCGGTGCGAAAGCGCCAAAACTGATCACCCGCGATATGCTGAAGGAAATGCAGCCGGGAGCGGTAATCGTTGATGTGGCAGTAGATCAGGGTGGTTGCTTTGAAACTACAAGACCAACCACTCATGAAGATCCTGCTTATATAATTGACGATGTGGTGCATTACTGCGTGGCCAATATGCCTGGAGCAGTACCGCATACTTCGACCGTGGCATTAACGAATGTGACCTTGCCTTACGTGCTAAAACTGGCTGATGAAGGTTGGGAAAAGGCATGTAGGGATGACGATTCCTTAATGAAAGGGGTGAATATTGTAAAAGGAAGGGTGGTTTGTGAACCAATTTTAGAAGCCTTCGGGTGGAAAGAAGCGATGGCTTAA
- the rimM gene encoding ribosome maturation factor RimM (Essential for efficient processing of 16S rRNA): MTKEECFYLGKIVAKFSFKGEVLIKLDTDEPETYTEMESVFIDYNDNLVPFFIDASSLHKSTLLRVKFEDIDTEEDAEDLIGAELYLPLSFLPELDEDQFYFHEIIGFEVIDASHGNIGEVISVNDTTAQPLFEIKNGDKEILVPMNDDFIEKIDKKNQKIYLQTPEGLIDLYLS, encoded by the coding sequence ATGACTAAGGAAGAATGTTTCTATCTTGGAAAAATCGTAGCCAAATTCAGCTTCAAAGGCGAGGTATTGATCAAACTTGATACCGACGAGCCTGAAACTTACACAGAAATGGAATCAGTGTTCATTGACTACAATGATAATCTGGTTCCATTTTTTATTGATGCCTCCTCACTTCATAAAAGCACCCTGCTTCGAGTGAAATTTGAAGACATCGACACTGAGGAGGATGCCGAAGACCTGATCGGAGCTGAACTCTACCTCCCATTGTCTTTCTTGCCGGAACTGGATGAAGACCAGTTCTATTTCCACGAGATCATTGGCTTTGAAGTGATCGACGCCTCCCACGGGAACATTGGCGAAGTCATCTCGGTAAACGATACCACGGCGCAGCCACTGTTCGAAATAAAAAATGGAGACAAAGAAATTCTTGTCCCCATGAATGATGATTTTATTGAGAAAATCGATAAAAAAAATCAGAAGATCTATCTTCAGACCCCTGAAGGATTGATCGACCTGTATCTTTCTTAA
- a CDS encoding ferritin-like domain-containing protein — MSYSEEVSNKLNELLEKNYDAEKGYKLAAQKVKNERLKAFFTERAQERYDFGHELKSEIRNFGENPDKGSSLAGDAHRSWMNLKASLSNDKDEAVLEETVRGEKAAVEEYEDILKDSNIPASTGNILMKQKNAIVASLNEVKTLERQA; from the coding sequence ATGAGTTATTCAGAAGAAGTTTCTAATAAGTTGAACGAGCTATTAGAAAAGAATTATGATGCAGAGAAAGGATATAAACTCGCTGCTCAAAAAGTGAAAAATGAGCGTTTAAAAGCTTTTTTTACTGAAAGGGCGCAGGAACGATATGATTTTGGTCACGAATTGAAATCTGAAATTCGAAACTTTGGGGAGAATCCAGATAAAGGAAGCAGTCTTGCCGGAGATGCACACCGTTCCTGGATGAACCTGAAAGCTAGCCTGTCCAATGATAAAGATGAGGCGGTATTGGAAGAAACAGTTCGTGGCGAAAAAGCGGCTGTAGAAGAATACGAGGATATTTTAAAAGATTCCAATATTCCAGCTTCTACCGGCAATATCTTAATGAAGCAGAAAAATGCGATCGTAGCCTCGCTTAATGAAGTGAAAACTTTAGAGCGTCAGGCCTGA